One genomic window of Prochlorococcus marinus CUG1416 includes the following:
- a CDS encoding quinone-dependent dihydroorotate dehydrogenase codes for MNEQKGVFKNLYKSLMNPILKKDTGIDAEYLTNLSLSLLSFSSRKHNWPIVSSILKNLNQEFSIVDNRLSQNICGINFCNPIGLAAGFDKNGNAANIWRDFGFGFAELGTVTKFAQEGNPKPRLFRLAEEEAALNRMGFNNNGAENLVKNFLEQGIELKKNRKNICLGINFGKSKITVLSQAKDDYLTSLKLLIPYCDYAAINVSSPNTEGLRKLQDPILLKELLKEIKNLPNCPPLFVKIAPDLSLQDIEDICQLIIEENIDGIIATNTSIDRLGLEDRKIRQTGLLLSEENGGLSGRPLQKKATQIIKHIHNIDKKIILIGVGGIDSPESAWERICSGASLIQVYTGWIYKGPQLVPDILQGIIKQLNNHQLSNIKEAIGSDLKWVE; via the coding sequence ATGAATGAACAGAAGGGGGTATTTAAAAATCTTTATAAAAGCTTAATGAACCCCATACTAAAAAAAGACACTGGAATAGATGCAGAATATTTAACAAATTTATCTCTTAGCCTTCTATCATTCAGTTCAAGAAAACATAATTGGCCTATAGTTTCATCAATCCTAAAAAATCTAAATCAAGAATTTTCCATAGTTGATAATAGGTTAAGTCAGAACATATGTGGAATAAATTTTTGTAATCCTATTGGTTTAGCTGCAGGTTTTGATAAAAATGGCAATGCTGCAAATATATGGAGAGATTTTGGTTTTGGATTTGCTGAACTTGGTACCGTAACTAAATTTGCTCAAGAGGGCAATCCCAAACCAAGGTTATTTAGATTAGCGGAAGAAGAGGCAGCATTAAATAGGATGGGTTTCAATAATAATGGGGCTGAAAATCTAGTTAAAAACTTTCTTGAACAAGGTATTGAGTTGAAAAAAAACAGGAAGAATATTTGTTTGGGAATAAATTTCGGCAAATCTAAAATTACAGTTTTATCTCAAGCAAAAGATGATTATTTAACTTCTCTAAAATTATTAATTCCATATTGTGATTACGCAGCAATAAACGTAAGTTCTCCGAATACTGAAGGACTAAGAAAGTTGCAAGATCCAATTCTTCTAAAAGAACTTCTTAAAGAAATTAAAAACTTACCTAATTGTCCTCCATTATTTGTAAAAATTGCGCCAGATTTAAGCCTTCAAGATATAGAAGATATTTGCCAATTAATAATCGAGGAAAACATCGATGGAATAATTGCTACTAACACCAGCATTGATAGATTAGGTCTTGAAGATAGAAAGATCAGGCAAACCGGATTATTACTTTCTGAAGAGAATGGAGGATTAAGTGGAAGGCCTCTACAAAAAAAAGCAACTCAAATAATAAAACATATTCATAATATTGATAAAAAGATTATTTTAATTGGCGTTGGTGGGATCGATAGTCCTGAGTCAGCTTGGGAAAGAATTTGTTCTGGAGCATCATTAATTCAAGTTTATACAGGATGGATATATAAGGGTCCACAATTAGTACCCGACATACTTCAAGGAATTATAAAGCAACTCAATAACCATCAATTATCTAATATAAAAGAGGCCATTGGATCAGATTTAAAATGGGTTGAATAA